In one window of Prevotella sp. E13-17 DNA:
- a CDS encoding thioredoxin-like domain-containing protein — protein MSKYAVIMALLLLFSLTGRAKVKTTVWDNPSTEYGSHYGNGNFLLDLDVSKVELKTDETMVHITARLRQAETDYAFQLTGDTYLKVGEKRFYRVLIDPKETKEKGLYELAIHFPPLPKGTKAFDFFASNNQETYQIKGIKPAEERWKQLFPSYWSDKQGNWKIAFLDDCAIYQCKFWDYRQCSVNQKTGEADIVMQNGNDIVKVSIGKNKKGIRTIQMGNQKEELAMITSRYMPDYPTKDMRTDFVDTDYKTDTVTLIGWIKDMPDFMKPQNTFGIYHRNIYTDKGETVNADLDEKGRFIIKIPLLNSSEIVCDYNLCNFNTMLEPGKTYFLLYDYKEGRRYFMGDDCRLQNELIKYPPCWDSNNFYIGLEGAGHASDEELEQYMTSVDSLLKVQTAQLDAFCEHHPTLSSRYRIFSKGNMLTNHAQSFGQARFRMRNFMLSDNARRYAHDTFWTKFEHPYTLHSSLSYFMRDYLDDILRAHSKPTSLQIADYINDITSSDEEQALLTRWSKWINETNAKINAAPTNEEKKKLVEKINADNAALIRDISQILNRPKVQKFLHSMYTLHKMEKESYLLDSMGIDPFIKNVWLTRTVLNTFEHDHSSLTPTVLDSMTAIINNPYSTALIEEANKHYLTIENREFDKQVLKSADHLAGITEGEALLKKILEPYKGKMVLLDIWGTWCSPCKERLSHSSEEYARLKDHNIQYLYLANHSPQESWENVIKEYQVYGPNVAHYNLPDEQQKAIESYLNVHTWPTYKLFNQNGELLDADIDPIDLDELEQQIYQMQ, from the coding sequence ATGAGTAAATATGCTGTCATCATGGCCCTTCTGTTACTGTTCTCCCTAACAGGACGGGCAAAAGTTAAAACAACGGTGTGGGATAATCCCTCTACTGAGTATGGAAGCCATTACGGCAATGGTAATTTTCTGCTCGACCTCGACGTAAGTAAAGTAGAATTGAAAACCGACGAGACGATGGTACACATCACAGCACGTCTTCGCCAAGCAGAAACAGACTACGCCTTCCAACTGACAGGCGACACCTATCTAAAAGTGGGCGAAAAACGTTTTTACAGAGTGTTGATTGACCCTAAAGAAACCAAGGAAAAAGGACTATACGAACTAGCCATCCACTTCCCACCACTTCCAAAAGGTACAAAGGCTTTCGACTTTTTCGCCAGCAACAATCAAGAGACATATCAGATCAAAGGCATCAAACCTGCAGAAGAACGCTGGAAACAGCTTTTCCCTTCGTATTGGAGCGACAAACAGGGCAACTGGAAAATAGCATTTCTGGATGATTGCGCCATCTACCAATGTAAGTTCTGGGACTATAGACAGTGCAGCGTGAACCAAAAGACTGGCGAGGCTGACATCGTCATGCAGAATGGCAATGACATAGTGAAAGTCAGCATTGGAAAGAACAAGAAAGGCATACGCACCATACAGATGGGCAACCAAAAAGAAGAACTAGCTATGATAACCTCTCGCTACATGCCCGACTACCCCACAAAGGACATGCGAACCGACTTTGTGGATACAGACTATAAAACCGACACTGTGACACTCATAGGCTGGATTAAAGACATGCCCGACTTCATGAAACCCCAGAACACCTTTGGCATCTACCACAGGAATATCTATACCGATAAAGGAGAAACTGTCAATGCCGACTTGGATGAAAAGGGCCGATTCATAATAAAAATACCTCTGCTAAACAGTTCGGAGATTGTATGCGACTATAATCTTTGCAATTTTAATACCATGCTTGAACCCGGCAAGACCTACTTCCTGCTGTATGACTACAAGGAGGGGCGACGTTACTTTATGGGCGACGACTGTAGGCTACAAAATGAACTTATCAAGTATCCACCCTGTTGGGATTCCAACAACTTTTATATTGGTTTAGAAGGAGCAGGACACGCTAGCGATGAAGAGCTCGAGCAGTATATGACATCGGTTGACAGTCTCTTAAAGGTTCAAACGGCCCAATTAGACGCTTTCTGCGAGCATCACCCTACCCTGTCTTCACGCTATCGTATTTTCAGTAAAGGAAACATGCTGACTAATCATGCACAATCATTCGGGCAGGCACGTTTCAGAATGCGTAATTTCATGCTATCCGACAATGCCCGCCGCTATGCTCACGACACTTTCTGGACTAAATTCGAGCATCCCTACACTTTGCATTCCTCTCTAAGCTATTTTATGCGCGATTATCTGGATGATATACTAAGAGCTCACTCAAAACCAACTTCTTTGCAGATTGCTGACTATATCAACGATATTACATCCAGCGATGAGGAGCAGGCCCTTCTGACACGCTGGAGTAAATGGATTAACGAGACAAATGCGAAAATAAATGCTGCTCCAACCAATGAAGAAAAGAAAAAACTGGTAGAAAAAATCAATGCCGACAATGCTGCACTGATCAGAGATATTAGTCAGATTCTGAACAGACCAAAGGTTCAAAAGTTCCTTCACAGCATGTACACCCTACATAAAATGGAAAAAGAGTCATACCTTCTTGACTCAATGGGTATTGATCCATTTATCAAGAACGTCTGGCTCACACGAACTGTACTAAATACCTTTGAGCATGACCATTCATCGCTAACGCCAACTGTCTTAGACTCGATGACAGCCATCATTAATAACCCTTACAGCACTGCCTTGATTGAGGAGGCCAACAAGCACTATCTAACCATCGAAAATCGAGAATTTGACAAGCAGGTACTGAAATCGGCAGACCATCTTGCCGGCATCACAGAGGGCGAAGCATTACTCAAGAAAATCCTGGAGCCCTATAAAGGAAAGATGGTGCTGCTCGACATTTGGGGCACCTGGTGTAGCCCTTGCAAGGAGAGACTATCGCACTCTAGTGAGGAGTATGCCAGACTGAAAGACCACAACATTCAGTATCTCTATCTGGCCAACCATAGTCCACAGGAATCATGGGAGAATGTTATCAAGGAGTATCAGGTTTATGGACCAAACGTGGCTCACTACAATCTGCCTGATGAACAACAGAAAGCCATTGAGAGCTATTTGAATGTGCATACATGGCCAACCTACAAGCTGTTTAATCAGAATGGTGAGCTCCTCGACGCAGACATTGACCCAATCGACCTCGACGAGCTGGAACAACAGATATACCAAATGCAATAG
- a CDS encoding heavy-metal-associated domain-containing protein, whose protein sequence is MKTLILFFAALLMPAYLSAQDNTDSFTIRIKGMRCEECAHKVKNRLLKEDGVERLSFDLEKRTTTICYDHTKISPDSIKSILKGTRYKASAYHENDTILRGMGLQMSDMHCQNCANRIMKRFEGMEGIDSMAAHVDRHYVFFRYDANRTCKAHIREVLGEMGFTPVNYYTSKDISFAYFLIPEDTDVDEAIDLALSLEAVDDANANKRRHSLAITYANKYTTEEKLLEGLRSAGIKATLPAPHQCKE, encoded by the coding sequence ATGAAAACATTGATTCTTTTTTTCGCTGCGCTACTAATGCCAGCCTACCTGTCGGCACAAGACAACACTGATTCATTTACCATCCGTATCAAAGGGATGAGATGTGAGGAGTGTGCTCACAAAGTTAAGAACAGACTGTTAAAGGAAGACGGTGTGGAAAGACTATCATTCGACTTGGAGAAACGGACGACAACCATCTGTTATGACCATACAAAAATCAGCCCAGACTCTATCAAGTCGATCTTGAAAGGCACACGCTATAAGGCGTCAGCATACCATGAGAACGACACCATTCTGCGTGGCATGGGTCTGCAGATGAGCGACATGCACTGTCAGAACTGTGCCAATCGCATCATGAAGCGCTTTGAAGGCATGGAGGGCATCGACAGTATGGCGGCACACGTGGACCGCCACTATGTATTCTTCCGCTATGACGCCAACCGCACATGCAAGGCCCATATCCGTGAAGTGCTGGGCGAGATGGGCTTCACACCAGTGAACTACTACACCAGCAAGGATATCAGCTTTGCTTATTTCCTCATCCCAGAAGACACCGATGTGGACGAAGCCATCGACCTTGCACTCTCACTGGAGGCGGTAGATGATGCTAATGCCAACAAGCGCAGACACTCGCTGGCCATCACTTATGCCAACAAGTACACCACAGAAGAGAAACTGCTGGAAGGACTGCGCAGTGCAGGCATCAAAGCCACGCTACCCGCTCCCCATCAGTGCAAGGAATAA
- a CDS encoding glycoside hydrolase family 97 protein, whose protein sequence is MKRTILTMALLMPMMLSAREATVTSPNGKLQVEINDHDGRATYAVTLEGNRMVQPSTLGLKTDFADFTQGLTITSTKTTQVDKSYTMRQVKQSQMHYVATQLDVEMENAKHQKFTVQFSVSDNDVAFRYCIPRQKNDNPKCAFILEEATAFLLPEQTTTFICPQIGPFTGWERTKPSYEEEYKADAPMNVKSKYGRGYTFPCLFHEGENGWVLISETGVSSQYCGSHLSDFEAGKGYSIAFPDAKENNGNGSAQPGFMLPGTTPWRTITVGQTLQPIVETTIPYDVVEPLYEPSEDYKAGRYTWSWLIWQDNSVCWDDQIEFIDLAAKMGYEYCLVDGCWDTQIGRDRMPALSKYAQEKGVALMLWYNSNGHWNDAPQTPRGCMDTNIARDKEMRWLKEIGVKGIKVDFFGGDKQETMKLYEDILYDANRYGIQVIFHGCTLPRGWERMYPNYVSSEAVLASENVYFSDYHAAQEPFQLTMHPFCRNAVGAMDWGGVIMNKYMSRDNKSRHLRQTTDGFEIATGFINQAAIQCVAIQPNNLNDLPQHEIDFLKQLPTTWDETRFIDGYPGEYVVMARRHGDKWYMAGLNAQKVPLKLTLNISGFNMLLNDQTDKKGHITGTAITRISNKAQKKGKLTITVQPNGGFVVF, encoded by the coding sequence ATGAAAAGAACCATACTGACAATGGCACTGTTGATGCCTATGATGCTTTCGGCACGTGAAGCAACAGTGACCTCACCCAACGGAAAACTCCAAGTAGAAATCAACGATCATGATGGTCGCGCCACCTATGCCGTCACATTAGAAGGCAACCGAATGGTGCAGCCATCGACACTGGGACTGAAGACCGACTTCGCTGACTTCACACAAGGACTGACTATTACAAGCACGAAGACCACACAGGTGGATAAAAGCTACACGATGCGACAGGTGAAGCAGTCGCAAATGCACTATGTAGCCACGCAGCTGGACGTGGAAATGGAGAATGCCAAACATCAGAAGTTCACGGTACAATTCTCGGTGTCTGATAACGATGTGGCCTTCCGCTACTGCATTCCCCGTCAGAAGAACGACAACCCGAAGTGTGCCTTCATTCTGGAGGAAGCTACAGCCTTCCTGCTGCCCGAGCAGACCACCACTTTCATCTGTCCGCAGATTGGTCCCTTTACCGGATGGGAGCGCACCAAGCCCAGCTATGAAGAGGAATACAAGGCAGATGCACCCATGAACGTGAAATCGAAATATGGTCGGGGCTACACCTTCCCATGTCTTTTCCATGAGGGGGAAAACGGCTGGGTGCTGATCTCGGAAACCGGCGTCAGCAGTCAATACTGCGGCTCGCACCTTTCTGACTTTGAAGCGGGCAAGGGCTACTCCATCGCCTTCCCCGATGCCAAGGAGAACAACGGCAACGGCTCGGCACAGCCTGGCTTCATGCTACCCGGCACTACACCATGGCGCACCATCACCGTGGGACAAACACTGCAACCCATCGTAGAGACCACCATTCCCTATGACGTGGTGGAACCTCTCTACGAACCCTCAGAGGACTACAAGGCTGGCCGTTACACCTGGAGCTGGCTCATCTGGCAAGACAACTCCGTCTGCTGGGACGACCAGATTGAGTTCATCGACCTGGCTGCCAAGATGGGCTATGAATACTGTCTGGTGGATGGTTGCTGGGACACGCAGATAGGTCGTGACCGCATGCCTGCCTTGTCGAAATATGCTCAAGAAAAGGGAGTAGCACTGATGTTGTGGTACAACTCGAACGGTCACTGGAACGATGCACCTCAAACCCCACGTGGATGCATGGACACCAACATTGCTCGCGACAAAGAGATGCGCTGGCTGAAGGAGATTGGCGTGAAGGGCATCAAGGTGGACTTCTTTGGCGGCGACAAGCAGGAGACCATGAAACTCTACGAGGACATCCTCTACGATGCCAACCGCTATGGCATTCAGGTGATCTTCCATGGCTGCACGCTGCCGCGCGGTTGGGAGCGCATGTATCCCAACTATGTATCAAGTGAAGCCGTGCTGGCATCAGAGAATGTCTATTTCTCCGACTACCACGCAGCTCAGGAGCCATTCCAGCTGACCATGCACCCCTTCTGCCGCAATGCCGTGGGAGCCATGGACTGGGGCGGTGTGATCATGAACAAATACATGAGTCGCGACAACAAGAGCCGCCACCTGCGTCAGACCACCGATGGCTTTGAGATAGCTACGGGCTTCATCAACCAGGCCGCCATCCAGTGTGTGGCCATCCAGCCCAACAACCTCAACGACTTGCCTCAACATGAGATTGACTTCCTGAAACAGTTGCCCACCACGTGGGACGAGACGCGATTCATTGATGGCTACCCTGGCGAGTATGTAGTCATGGCGCGTCGTCATGGCGACAAATGGTACATGGCTGGTCTCAACGCCCAAAAAGTTCCTTTGAAACTGACACTCAACATTTCCGGTTTCAACATGTTGCTCAACGACCAAACGGACAAGAAAGGCCACATCACAGGCACCGCCATCACGCGTATTTCGAACAAGGCACAGAAGAAAGGGAAGCTGACTATCACCGTACAGCCCAATGGTGGTTTCGTGGTCTTCTGA
- the pepI gene encoding proline iminopeptidase produces the protein MNHRITEGYMPFLDYQTYYRVVGEPSDKTPLLLLHGGPGSTHNYFEMLDCLADTGRQVISYDQIGCGNSYLDGHPELWTLQTWMDELMAIREYLHLDEVHLLGQSWGAMLAIAYVIDQRPKGVKSLILSSGHASSSLWASEQHRLITYLSEADQTAIRNAEATGDWDNPDYLRANEHYFDCYVTSTDALSPECLTRPKRTGKEAYLYGWGPNEYQPLGSLKDFEYTDKLNQIIQPTLICSGTQDICTPVVAASLYEHILNSRWHLFRRSRHMCFVDAHREYCQVLTAWLDEQD, from the coding sequence ATGAATCATCGTATTACTGAAGGCTATATGCCGTTTCTGGACTATCAGACCTACTATCGCGTTGTGGGCGAGCCATCTGACAAAACACCGCTGTTGCTGCTGCATGGCGGCCCGGGCAGCACACATAATTATTTTGAGATGCTCGACTGCTTGGCCGACACGGGGCGGCAGGTCATTTCATACGATCAAATAGGCTGTGGCAACTCTTACCTTGACGGACACCCGGAGTTGTGGACTTTGCAGACGTGGATGGACGAACTCATGGCTATCCGCGAGTATCTTCATCTGGACGAGGTGCATCTTCTCGGACAGTCGTGGGGCGCCATGCTGGCCATTGCTTATGTCATTGACCAAAGGCCAAAGGGAGTGAAGTCGCTGATTCTTTCATCGGGCCATGCCTCCAGTTCGCTCTGGGCCAGTGAGCAACATCGACTCATCACCTATCTGTCGGAAGCAGATCAAACTGCTATCCGCAACGCTGAGGCTACTGGCGATTGGGATAATCCAGACTACCTGCGTGCCAACGAACACTATTTCGATTGCTATGTGACCAGCACCGACGCGCTCTCGCCCGAGTGCCTGACGCGCCCAAAACGTACTGGCAAAGAGGCCTATCTGTATGGGTGGGGCCCCAACGAATATCAGCCTTTGGGTAGCCTGAAAGACTTTGAATATACGGACAAGTTGAACCAAATCATCCAGCCAACGCTGATCTGTAGTGGTACCCAAGACATCTGCACGCCCGTCGTAGCAGCCTCGCTCTACGAGCATATCCTCAACAGTCGCTGGCACCTGTTCCGCCGTTCGCGCCACATGTGTTTCGTCGATGCCCACAGAGAGTACTGTCAGGTGCTGACAGCGTGGCTGGATGAGCAAGATTGA
- a CDS encoding rhamnogalacturonan lyase, whose amino-acid sequence MKTFLLNCMAILLALNAGAQCAYNNEKLSTDSLDRGLVAVRDGNRVFLSWRTLKGDRKNEAFYVYKNGELLTKEPLTEGGTCFVDSTPLDNINIYEVRGGAANGLFTLRSEAPHGYISVRLDKPADGTTPDGRSFTYSANDASVGDVDGDGQYEIFLKWDPSNSHDNSHDGYTGSTLIDCYRLNGQRLWRIDLGKNIRSGAHYTPFIVYDLDGDGKAELMVKTADGTCDGQGHVIGDATVDYRELRGRILDGPEYISVFNGLTGKVMDTKPYIPERGKVSAWGDNRGNRSERYLAGVGYFGHTTASAIFCRGYYTRSVIALWDWDGHELQNRWTFDTDDAQWNDYAGQGNHNLRIADVDGDGWDEITYGSMAVDHHGEGLYNTGMGHGDAIHLVPDPQTNKLYIWDCHENRKDGSDFRDAKTGEVVFQIKSPNDVGRAMGADIDPTNYGWELWSSDSHGIRNMKGDVVGTAKDAQDPQHQNRLGMKKGRWLSINFGIWWDGDLLRELLDHETVTKYNWEKKSIDIVKRFEDIRFNNGTKSNPCLAADILGDWREEVMARSEDSSELRIYTTTIPTDYRINCLMSDIPYRLSVATQNVGYNQPAEPGYYIGPDNQDYLK is encoded by the coding sequence ATGAAAACTTTTCTACTAAACTGCATGGCGATCCTCCTGGCACTGAACGCCGGGGCACAATGCGCTTACAACAACGAGAAACTTAGCACCGACAGTCTGGACAGAGGTTTGGTGGCTGTACGCGACGGCAATCGTGTCTTCCTGAGTTGGCGCACACTGAAAGGCGACCGCAAAAACGAAGCTTTCTATGTATATAAGAATGGTGAACTGCTGACGAAAGAGCCGTTGACCGAGGGTGGCACCTGCTTTGTGGACAGCACGCCACTGGACAACATAAACATTTACGAGGTGCGAGGCGGTGCTGCCAACGGTCTGTTCACCCTGCGCAGCGAAGCTCCGCATGGTTACATCTCCGTGAGACTGGACAAGCCTGCCGACGGGACGACACCCGACGGACGTTCCTTCACCTATTCAGCCAATGATGCCAGCGTGGGCGATGTGGACGGCGACGGACAGTACGAGATATTCCTGAAATGGGATCCTTCAAACTCACACGACAACTCGCACGATGGCTATACGGGCTCAACATTGATAGACTGCTACAGACTGAATGGACAACGGTTGTGGCGCATAGACCTGGGCAAGAACATACGCAGTGGTGCCCACTACACACCGTTCATTGTCTATGATCTGGATGGCGATGGAAAAGCAGAGCTGATGGTAAAGACAGCCGATGGCACATGCGATGGACAAGGCCACGTGATTGGCGATGCCACGGTGGACTACCGCGAACTGCGAGGACGCATTCTGGACGGCCCGGAGTACATCAGCGTGTTCAACGGACTCACGGGCAAGGTGATGGACACGAAGCCCTACATACCCGAAAGAGGGAAAGTGAGTGCCTGGGGCGATAATCGCGGCAACCGTTCGGAACGCTACCTGGCAGGTGTCGGCTATTTCGGACATACCACAGCCAGCGCCATTTTCTGTCGCGGATACTACACCCGCAGCGTGATAGCACTATGGGATTGGGACGGCCACGAGCTGCAAAACCGATGGACATTTGACACCGACGATGCCCAATGGAACGACTATGCAGGACAAGGCAACCACAACCTGCGTATTGCCGACGTAGATGGTGATGGATGGGACGAGATAACCTATGGTTCGATGGCCGTGGACCATCATGGCGAGGGGCTCTACAACACAGGAATGGGCCACGGCGACGCCATTCACCTGGTGCCTGACCCACAGACCAACAAGCTCTACATCTGGGACTGTCATGAGAATCGCAAAGACGGTAGTGACTTCCGCGATGCGAAAACGGGCGAGGTGGTGTTTCAGATCAAGAGTCCGAACGACGTTGGCCGCGCAATGGGTGCCGACATTGACCCCACCAACTACGGATGGGAACTGTGGAGCAGCGACAGCCACGGCATTCGCAACATGAAAGGCGACGTGGTGGGCACGGCAAAAGATGCTCAAGACCCGCAACACCAAAACAGGCTGGGCATGAAGAAGGGACGCTGGCTGAGCATCAACTTCGGCATCTGGTGGGACGGCGACCTGCTACGCGAGCTGCTGGATCACGAGACGGTGACTAAATACAACTGGGAGAAGAAGAGCATTGACATCGTGAAGCGCTTCGAAGACATCCGTTTCAACAACGGCACCAAGTCGAATCCCTGTCTGGCAGCCGACATCCTGGGCGACTGGCGCGAGGAAGTCATGGCCCGCAGCGAGGACTCGAGCGAACTGCGCATCTATACCACGACCATTCCCACGGACTATCGCATCAACTGCTTGATGAGTGACATTCCCTATCGGCTCTCGGTAGCCACACAGAACGTAGGCTACAACCAACCTGCGGAACCAGGTTATTATATTGGTCCAGACAATCAAGATTACTTAAAATAA
- a CDS encoding TonB-dependent receptor, whose protein sequence is MLLCTAAMTAANIRITVTEKKTHEPIIMGTVMLNPIGLGVVTNIQGVAVLSNVPKGQYTLAVSYVGFQTRQIQVRVDDQDLSMKVELEERSLSLKEVSVTARQNISGASTSSVIGRQAIDHLQATSLADIMQLVPGQLMGNNDLTSASNLQLRQLVNNNTSAFGSSIVIDGVPMSNNGAVQQGSFSSTAFTGTDLRQVAADDIDEVEVVRGIPSAEYGDLTSGLVVVHSKVGVTPWQFKSKINPGMMNYSLGKGENMGKLGILNGSLDYAQAWGDPRMKTRSFHRYTASLGWGYDINSRWHTNTKLRYMQAKDWTGKDPDAIADGTYSEAKNQTFSLTHNGKLQLDKLLARTIAYTIGISLTQNDSRNSSFASVSSGLLPIITATETGYYVVPFETRSYLATGITESRPGNIYAKLSDQFFFRSGKTRQTFKVGAEYHYDWNHGRGYYNADERYPLRPNSDGRPRAFSDIPALHQLAAYAEDMFTWNINKVNRLRATAGVRFTALQPFGNVATTALSPRLNASFSVAKWLDLRAGFGLNSKTPGLNYLYPDKKYNDRVSANYMPQDGSAQLLAYHTQVYEVAYSKNMKNATTTKVELGVDFKIRGGKKLSLLAYRDKTPNGFGPVTNYFTYAVNHFATVPPFDANGNYDFTKGYDCQDIIAMTTGEIGNTNTTVNRGIEADMDFGTVKMLRTSFYLSGAWQETKTWSTDLNSQSPKAALLPTSYSSIGTTPFKVIYPSGLDYSKYRRFVTTLRTVTHIPELGMVASLTAQAIWQDWHTSYQADKDPIGWIDNDLQRHEITSDMLNGYLGMDAQYYAIKPTNQSSVAIQDLLIRINDNVPSKSPITWNLQARLTKELGKVGGLSFYVNNALYYEPYMKGNNTNTLSQRNVGMSFGAELYLNL, encoded by the coding sequence ATGTTGCTATGTACCGCAGCTATGACGGCAGCCAACATACGCATCACCGTCACAGAAAAGAAGACCCACGAGCCTATCATCATGGGTACCGTCATGCTGAACCCCATCGGATTGGGCGTGGTGACCAACATTCAAGGTGTGGCAGTGCTGAGCAATGTGCCCAAGGGACAATACACGCTGGCCGTGAGCTACGTGGGATTCCAGACTCGCCAGATTCAAGTGCGTGTAGATGATCAGGACCTTTCAATGAAGGTGGAGCTGGAAGAGAGGTCTCTGTCGCTGAAAGAGGTGAGTGTCACCGCACGCCAGAACATCAGCGGAGCATCGACATCGAGCGTCATTGGTCGTCAGGCCATCGACCATCTGCAGGCCACATCACTGGCAGACATCATGCAGTTGGTGCCCGGACAGCTGATGGGCAACAATGATCTGACATCGGCCTCCAACCTGCAACTGCGCCAACTGGTGAACAACAACACTTCGGCATTTGGTTCAAGCATCGTGATTGACGGTGTGCCTATGTCGAACAACGGTGCTGTGCAACAAGGCTCTTTCTCTTCGACAGCCTTCACTGGCACCGACCTGCGTCAGGTGGCTGCCGATGATATCGACGAAGTGGAGGTGGTGAGAGGCATCCCCTCGGCTGAATATGGCGACCTCACCAGCGGTCTGGTGGTTGTACACTCGAAGGTGGGTGTCACTCCATGGCAGTTTAAAAGCAAGATCAACCCAGGCATGATGAACTACAGTCTGGGCAAGGGCGAGAACATGGGCAAGCTGGGCATACTGAACGGCAGCTTGGACTATGCACAGGCATGGGGCGATCCACGTATGAAGACGCGCTCGTTCCACCGTTATACGGCCTCCTTAGGTTGGGGCTACGACATCAACAGTCGTTGGCACACCAACACCAAGCTGCGCTATATGCAGGCAAAGGACTGGACAGGCAAGGATCCCGACGCTATTGCCGATGGCACTTATTCGGAAGCAAAGAACCAGACCTTCTCGTTGACACACAACGGAAAGTTGCAACTTGACAAGCTGCTGGCCCGCACCATTGCCTACACCATCGGCATCAGCCTGACGCAGAACGATAGCAGAAACTCGTCGTTCGCCAGTGTAAGTTCTGGCTTGCTTCCCATCATCACTGCCACAGAGACGGGCTATTATGTAGTGCCGTTTGAGACACGCTCATATCTGGCAACAGGCATCACGGAGAGTCGTCCAGGTAATATCTACGCCAAGCTGAGCGACCAGTTCTTTTTCCGTTCGGGCAAGACACGCCAGACATTTAAGGTGGGGGCAGAATATCACTACGACTGGAACCATGGACGCGGCTATTACAATGCCGACGAGCGCTATCCGCTGCGCCCCAACAGTGATGGTCGCCCCCGTGCCTTCAGCGACATCCCTGCCCTGCACCAGTTGGCTGCCTATGCCGAGGATATGTTCACATGGAACATAAACAAGGTGAACCGCTTGAGAGCCACTGCTGGTGTACGTTTTACGGCCCTGCAACCATTCGGTAATGTGGCAACCACGGCGCTCTCTCCTCGCTTGAATGCGTCCTTCTCCGTTGCAAAATGGTTGGATCTTCGTGCCGGCTTCGGCTTAAACTCTAAGACGCCCGGATTGAACTACCTCTACCCAGATAAGAAATACAACGACCGCGTGTCGGCCAACTACATGCCACAGGACGGTTCTGCCCAACTGTTGGCATACCACACACAGGTCTATGAGGTAGCTTATTCAAAGAACATGAAGAATGCCACCACGACGAAAGTGGAGCTTGGTGTGGACTTTAAAATACGCGGCGGCAAGAAGCTGTCACTGTTAGCCTACAGAGATAAGACGCCCAACGGTTTTGGTCCTGTGACCAACTATTTCACGTATGCCGTGAACCACTTTGCCACAGTGCCACCCTTCGACGCCAATGGCAATTATGACTTCACGAAAGGCTACGACTGTCAGGACATCATTGCCATGACAACAGGCGAGATAGGCAACACCAACACCACTGTAAACCGTGGTATTGAAGCCGATATGGACTTTGGAACGGTGAAGATGCTGCGCACCTCTTTCTATCTAAGTGGTGCCTGGCAGGAGACGAAGACATGGTCAACCGACCTGAATAGTCAGTCGCCCAAAGCTGCATTGCTGCCCACTTCCTATTCCAGCATCGGCACAACGCCATTCAAGGTGATTTATCCCTCGGGGTTAGACTATTCGAAATATCGTCGGTTTGTCACCACACTGCGCACGGTGACACACATCCCCGAACTGGGCATGGTGGCCTCGCTCACTGCTCAGGCCATCTGGCAAGACTGGCATACCAGCTATCAAGCAGACAAAGACCCTATCGGATGGATTGACAACGACCTGCAACGCCACGAAATAACCAGCGACATGCTGAATGGCTACCTGGGTATGGATGCCCAATACTATGCCATCAAGCCCACCAATCAGAGCAGTGTTGCTATTCAAGACCTGCTTATACGCATCAACGACAACGTGCCATCGAAATCGCCCATCACATGGAACCTGCAGGCACGCCTGACAAAAGAGCTGGGAAAAGTGGGCGGCTTGTCGTTCTATGTAAACAATGCCCTCTACTATGAGCCCTACATGAAGGGCAACAACACCAACACGCTCAGTCAACGCAATGTCGGTATGAGCTTTGGTGCCGAACTTTATCTGAACTTATAA